The following are encoded together in the Glycine soja cultivar W05 chromosome 5, ASM419377v2, whole genome shotgun sequence genome:
- the LOC114413740 gene encoding uncharacterized protein LOC114413740 isoform X3 translates to MAYVPHGNANCNSLFQKFANSHVGISALPFLQPGLKSCTVFNRGTLIPLCLNGKRSFALSEKGFNCKFSKRERFSIPRSSSSSNSSGSTDETSKETNVTPFGYTRKDVLLIGLGVTLLGIGLKSGLEFVGVDSLQAGNVVQLVLVLGLTVGWISTYIFRVSNKEMTYAQQLRDYESKVMEKRLESLTEAELQALLEEVEEEKSR, encoded by the exons ATGGCTTATGTTCCACATGGAAATGCAAATTGCAACTCTTTATTCCAAAAATTTGCAAATTCCCATGTGGGTATTTCTGCTTTGCCCTTCCTGCAACCGGGACTAAAATCTTGTACAGTTTTCAACAGAG GAACACTCATTCCCCTGTGCTTAAATGGAAAGAGGAGCTTTGCTTTATCAGAAAAGGGATTTAATTGCAAGTTTtcaaagagagagagattcTCTATCCCTAGAAGTAGTAGTTCTTCTAACTCTAGTGGAAGTACGGATGAAACCTCTAAGGAGACAAATGTA ACACCATTTGGATATACAAGGAAAGATGTCCTATTAATTGGACTTGGAGTTACTTTACTTGGCATTGGCTTAAAAAGTGGACTAGAG TTTGTTGGAGTTGATTCACTACAAGCAGGAAATGTGGTTCAGCTAGTGCTGGTTTTGGGCCTCACAGTTGGGTGGATCTCAACATATATCTTCAGAGTTTCAAACAAGGAAATGACATATGCACAACAACTACGTGACTATGAAAGCAAAGTGATGGAG AAGCGGTTAGAATCCCTAACAGAAGCAGAGCTACAAGCACTGCTTGAAGAAGTTGAGGAAGAGAAGAGTCGCTAG
- the LOC114413740 gene encoding uncharacterized protein LOC114413740 isoform X2, with amino-acid sequence MAYVPHGNANCNSLFQKFANSHVGISALPFLQPGLKSCTVFNRGTLIPLCLNGKRSFALSEKGFNCKFSKRERFSIPRSSSSSNSSGSTDETSKETNVKTPFGYTRKDVLLIGLGVTLLGIGLKSGLEFVGVDSLQAGNVVQLVLVLGLTVGWISTYIFRVSNKEMTYAQQLRDYESKVMEKRLESLTEAELQALLEEVEEEKSR; translated from the exons ATGGCTTATGTTCCACATGGAAATGCAAATTGCAACTCTTTATTCCAAAAATTTGCAAATTCCCATGTGGGTATTTCTGCTTTGCCCTTCCTGCAACCGGGACTAAAATCTTGTACAGTTTTCAACAGAG GAACACTCATTCCCCTGTGCTTAAATGGAAAGAGGAGCTTTGCTTTATCAGAAAAGGGATTTAATTGCAAGTTTtcaaagagagagagattcTCTATCCCTAGAAGTAGTAGTTCTTCTAACTCTAGTGGAAGTACGGATGAAACCTCTAAGGAGACAAATGTA AAGACACCATTTGGATATACAAGGAAAGATGTCCTATTAATTGGACTTGGAGTTACTTTACTTGGCATTGGCTTAAAAAGTGGACTAGAG TTTGTTGGAGTTGATTCACTACAAGCAGGAAATGTGGTTCAGCTAGTGCTGGTTTTGGGCCTCACAGTTGGGTGGATCTCAACATATATCTTCAGAGTTTCAAACAAGGAAATGACATATGCACAACAACTACGTGACTATGAAAGCAAAGTGATGGAG AAGCGGTTAGAATCCCTAACAGAAGCAGAGCTACAAGCACTGCTTGAAGAAGTTGAGGAAGAGAAGAGTCGCTAG
- the LOC114413740 gene encoding uncharacterized protein LOC114413740 isoform X1 — MAYVPHGNANCNSLFQKFANSHVGISALPFLQPGLKSCTVFNRGTLIPLCLNGKRSFALSEKGFNCKFSKRERFSIPRSSSSSNSSGSTDETSKETNVVCANTNKTPFGYTRKDVLLIGLGVTLLGIGLKSGLEFVGVDSLQAGNVVQLVLVLGLTVGWISTYIFRVSNKEMTYAQQLRDYESKVMEKRLESLTEAELQALLEEVEEEKSR; from the exons ATGGCTTATGTTCCACATGGAAATGCAAATTGCAACTCTTTATTCCAAAAATTTGCAAATTCCCATGTGGGTATTTCTGCTTTGCCCTTCCTGCAACCGGGACTAAAATCTTGTACAGTTTTCAACAGAG GAACACTCATTCCCCTGTGCTTAAATGGAAAGAGGAGCTTTGCTTTATCAGAAAAGGGATTTAATTGCAAGTTTtcaaagagagagagattcTCTATCCCTAGAAGTAGTAGTTCTTCTAACTCTAGTGGAAGTACGGATGAAACCTCTAAGGAGACAAATGTAGTATGTGCAAATACTAAT AAGACACCATTTGGATATACAAGGAAAGATGTCCTATTAATTGGACTTGGAGTTACTTTACTTGGCATTGGCTTAAAAAGTGGACTAGAG TTTGTTGGAGTTGATTCACTACAAGCAGGAAATGTGGTTCAGCTAGTGCTGGTTTTGGGCCTCACAGTTGGGTGGATCTCAACATATATCTTCAGAGTTTCAAACAAGGAAATGACATATGCACAACAACTACGTGACTATGAAAGCAAAGTGATGGAG AAGCGGTTAGAATCCCTAACAGAAGCAGAGCTACAAGCACTGCTTGAAGAAGTTGAGGAAGAGAAGAGTCGCTAG
- the LOC114413741 gene encoding uncharacterized protein LOC114413741 isoform X3, which produces MEIVTGDRYLEKLVQFVENQAGPLIEGALVLKLNPAGLHYVQSRLEALHELESLLAGAPVDYLRAYVSDLGDHRALEQLRRILRLLTSLKIVSVLPHPIRDPTPLSFLPFGRLKVLELRGCDLSTSAAKGLLELRHTLEKIICHNSTDALRHVFASRITEVKNSPQWNRLSFVSCACNGLVLMDESLQLLPAVETLDLSRNKFAKVDNLHKCTKLKHLDLGFNHLRTFAPFTQVSCHIVKLVLRNNALTTLHGIENLKSLEGLDVSYNIISNFSELEFVAGLPYLQSLWLEGNPLCCARWYRAQVFSFFAYPERLKLDEKEINTSDFWKRQIIIASMHKRPASFGIYVPAKDEAVIEGGNIRRRKVSRLVSIKNEETTSICSDEDFVSCANDIQNREDPDLSDNEAEMVDLINRVEHMKKERSIHWLREFKDWMDIASDKSVETRKEGSTSLHHQKENYIRKKTNQEQSGDISRYASDSVLASGDDSSMNILESDSSFVDMSASYHRQQHFDYRGLLGNASGASHFDSGGVDMERLKSSLEGISSSLSQNRSSHSDTVTTQGTQRMTENVNFSPLSTIHDISGSQSSSACPTSPPHFQEDLLHRRQHLVEEILQLSADSFSVVSFDSNTSCSDVDCSEFELSVPKVDNFPCKYYMNGSVDGHLSQNQLKEKFYNPRQGILHARENGNSLSSSTCDPTSKQHSIDFAAGADNAESAFCANQDTGLLENRKIRKKAKRIISILEENLDVDASDHTQEQTSQGQISPNLKQVLDIDDSTEFSGHHYSTQENDDLIVTYFNTSIADSEASEVCSHCMRCNCVLQRETNYIESEVAVLLSSHKKLYLLLINIASNGSAIESLFNIPSRNTFECFELPQD; this is translated from the exons atggagattgTGACCGGAGATCGGTACCTGGAGAAGCTGGTGCAGTTCGTGGAGAACCAGGCGGGTCCTCTGATCGAAGGAGCCTTGGTGTTGAAGCTAAATCCGGCGGGTCTCCACTACGTGCAATCCCGGCTGGAGGCGCTGCACGAGCTCGAAAGCCTCCTCGCCGGCGCTCCGGTGGACTACCTCCGAGCCTACGTGTCGGACCTCGGCGACCACCGCGCCCTGGAGCAGCTCCGGCGGATCCTGCGCCTCCTCACATCGCTGAAAATCGTTTCGGTTCTGCCTCATCCCATCAGGGACCCCACGCCCTTGTCCTTCTTGCCGTTTGGGCGCTTGAAGGTTCTGGAGCTCAGGGGTTGCGACTTGTCAACTTCCGCCGCCAAAGGCTTGCTCGAGCTCAGGCACACACTCGAGAAGATCATTTGCCACAACTCTACC GATGCTCTGCGGCATGTGTTTGCTAGCAGGATAACGGAGGTGAAGAATTCTCCGCAGTGGAACCGCTTGTCGTTTGTGTCATGTGCGTGTAATGGCTTGGTTCTCATGGACGAGTCTCTGCAGCTTCTTCCTGCGGTTGAAACGCTTGACCTTAGCAGGAACAAGTTTGCAAAGGTAGATAATCTGCATAAGTGTACCAAATTGAAGCATTTGGACCTTGGTTTCAATCACTTGAGAACATTTGCACCCTTCACCCAG GTTTCCTGTCATATTGTTAAACTAGTTTTGAGGAACAATGCTCTAACTACTTTGCATGGGATTGAGAATTTGAAGTCACTTGAAGGACTTGATGTTTCCTACAATATTATTTCCAATTTTTCAGAGCTAGAGTTTGTTGCAGGGCTTCCATATCTTCAAAGCTTGTGGTTGGAAGGAAATCCTTTGTGTTGTGCTCGATGGTATAGAGCACAAGTATTCAGCTTCTTTGCCTATCCAGAAAGG TTGAAGTTAGACGAGAAAGAAATTAACACTAGTGATTTTTGGAAGAGACAAATAATTATTGCCAGTATGCATAAGCGACCTGCCAGTTTTGGGATTTATGTGCCTGCAAAGGATGAAGCTGTCATTGAAGGTGGCAATATCAGAAGG AGAAAGGTCTCTCGTCTTGTCAgtataaaaaatgaagagacCACTAGCATATGTTCTGACGAGGACTTTGTCTCTTGTGCAAATGATATTCAAAATAGAGAGGATCCTGATTTATCTGACAATGAAGCTGAAATGGTAGATTTGATAAATAGAGTTGAGCATATGAAGAAAGAGCGCTCTATTCATTGGTTGAGGGAATTTAAAGACTGGATGGATATTGCTTCTGACAAATCAGTAGAAACTAGAAAGGAAGGCAGCACTTCCCTGCATCATCAGAAAGAAAATTACATCAGAAAGAAGACAAATCAGGAGCAGTCTGGTGACATCTCAAGATATGCTTCAGACTCAGTTCTAGCCTCGGGAGATGACAGTAGCATGAATATTTTAGAATCTGATAGTTCTTTTGTAGATATGTCAGCTAGTTATCATAGACAACAGCACTTTGACTATAGAGGTTTGCTTGGTAATGCTAGTGGGGCTTCACATTTTGACTCAGGAGGAGTGGACATGGAGCGCCTTAAATCCTCACTTGAGGGAATTAGTAGTTCTCTCTCACAAAATAGAAGTTCCCATTCTGACACCGTTACCACCCAAGGAACACAAAGAATGACTGAAAATGTCAACTTCTCACCATTGAGTACCATTCATGATATATCTGGGTCTCAGTCATCATCTGCTTGCCCCACGTCTCCTCCTCATTTTCAAGAAGACCTTCTTCATCGCCGGCAACACTTGGTGGAGGAAATTTTGCAGCTGTCGGCAGATTCCTTTTCAGTGGTATCTTTTGATAGTAACACAAGCTGTAGTGATGTTGATTGCAGTGAATTTGAGTTGTCAGTGCCTAAAGTTGATAATTTCCCATGCAAATATTATATGAATGGAAGTGTTGATGGTCATTTATCTCAAAATCAGCTCAAGGAAAAGTTTTACAACCCAAGACAAGGAATTCTTCATGCAAGAGAAAATGGAAATTCTTTATCTAGTTCTACCTGTGACCCAACTTCTAAGCAGCATTCAATTGATTTTGCTGCTGGTGCTGACAATGCTGAGAGTGCATTTTGTGCTAACCAGGACACTGGTTTGTTGGAgaatagaaaaattagaaaaaaagccAAGAGAATTATTTCAATATTAGAAGAGAATTTAGATGTTGATGCATCTGATCATACACAAGAACAGACAAGTCAAGGACAGATTTCTCCAAATTTAAAACAAGTATTGGACATTGATGATTCTACTGAATTTTCTGGGCACCATTACTCTACCCAAGAGAATGATGATTTGATTGTGACATATTTCAATACAAGTATTGCTGATTCTGAAGCCAGTGAGGTCTGTAGTCATTGTATGCGCTGTAATTGTGTCCTTCAGAGGGAGACAAACTATATTGAAAG